The following coding sequences are from one Lycium ferocissimum isolate CSIRO_LF1 chromosome 3, AGI_CSIRO_Lferr_CH_V1, whole genome shotgun sequence window:
- the LOC132049601 gene encoding histone deacetylase HDT1-like isoform X1: MEFWGAEVKSGQPLSVQPGDDMVLHLSQASLGEAKNVKGSEPVCLSVTIDGKKLVLGTLISDKLPQQQFDLVFDKEFELSHNWKNGSVYFFGYKAANPFEDEENEEEDEDESDEEIPLTIANEGKPEAKAAAKDSASAKQKVKIAEPSKGAKADGGDESSDGDDLSDDEDDSEMGEDEDDSDEDQSDESEETPKKAEPSKKRPADSATKSPAPDKKAKFVTPQKTDGKKGAVHVATPHPSKQAGKTPGNKPNQASKSGGSLACKTCNRTFGSENALESHSKAKHSAGK; the protein is encoded by the exons ATGGAATTTTGGG GTGCGGAGGTGAAAAGTGGTCAACCTTTATCTGTACAGCCCGGAGATGACATGGTTTTGCATCTTTCACAG GCATCTCTTGGTGAGGCGAAAAATGTTAAGGGATCAGAACCTGTATGCTTGTCTGTGACTATTGACGGAAAGAAGCTTGTTCTTGGAACACTCATCTCAGACAAGCTGCCTCAACAACAGTTTGACCTGGTGTTTGATAAAGAGTTTGAGCTATCACACAACTGGAAAAATGGTAGTGTCTACTTTTTTGGATACAAGGCTGCCAACCCATTCGAGGA TGAggagaatgaagaagaagatgaagatg AGTCTGATGAGGAAATACCCCTTACTATTGCAAACGAAG GAAAGCCTGAAGCTAAGGCTGCTGCAAAGGATTCTGCTTCAGCTAAGCAGAAGGTGAAGATTGCGGAACCTAGTAAAGGTGCTAAGGCGGATGGTGGAGATGAGAGCAGTGATGGCGATGATTTGtctgatgatgaagatgattctGAGATGGGGGAG GATGAAGATGATAGTGATGAAGATCAATCTGATGAGAGTGAGGAGACACCAAAGAAG GCTGAACCGAGCAAGAAAAGGCCTGCAGATTCAGCTACAAAATCACCTGCTCCTGATAAAAAGGCAAAATTTGTAACTCCTCAAAAGACTG ATGGTAAGAAAGGTGCTGTCCATGTGGCAACCCCTCACCCCTCGAAACAGGCTGGTAAGACACCTGGAAACAAGCCAAACCAGGCTTCAAAATCTGGCGGATCTCTTGCCTGCAAGACATGCAACCG GACTTTTGGTTCTGAAAATGCTCTGGAATCTCACTCGAAAGCTAAGCACAGTGCTGGAAAGTAA
- the LOC132049601 gene encoding histone deacetylase HDT1-like isoform X2 produces the protein MEFWGAEVKSGQPLSVQPGDDMVLHLSQASLGEAKNVKGSEPVCLSVTIDGKKLVLGTLISDKLPQQQFDLVFDKEFELSHNWKNGSVYFFGYKAANPFEDEENEEEDESDEEIPLTIANEGKPEAKAAAKDSASAKQKVKIAEPSKGAKADGGDESSDGDDLSDDEDDSEMGEDEDDSDEDQSDESEETPKKAEPSKKRPADSATKSPAPDKKAKFVTPQKTDGKKGAVHVATPHPSKQAGKTPGNKPNQASKSGGSLACKTCNRTFGSENALESHSKAKHSAGK, from the exons ATGGAATTTTGGG GTGCGGAGGTGAAAAGTGGTCAACCTTTATCTGTACAGCCCGGAGATGACATGGTTTTGCATCTTTCACAG GCATCTCTTGGTGAGGCGAAAAATGTTAAGGGATCAGAACCTGTATGCTTGTCTGTGACTATTGACGGAAAGAAGCTTGTTCTTGGAACACTCATCTCAGACAAGCTGCCTCAACAACAGTTTGACCTGGTGTTTGATAAAGAGTTTGAGCTATCACACAACTGGAAAAATGGTAGTGTCTACTTTTTTGGATACAAGGCTGCCAACCCATTCGAGGA TGAggagaatgaagaagaagat GAGTCTGATGAGGAAATACCCCTTACTATTGCAAACGAAG GAAAGCCTGAAGCTAAGGCTGCTGCAAAGGATTCTGCTTCAGCTAAGCAGAAGGTGAAGATTGCGGAACCTAGTAAAGGTGCTAAGGCGGATGGTGGAGATGAGAGCAGTGATGGCGATGATTTGtctgatgatgaagatgattctGAGATGGGGGAG GATGAAGATGATAGTGATGAAGATCAATCTGATGAGAGTGAGGAGACACCAAAGAAG GCTGAACCGAGCAAGAAAAGGCCTGCAGATTCAGCTACAAAATCACCTGCTCCTGATAAAAAGGCAAAATTTGTAACTCCTCAAAAGACTG ATGGTAAGAAAGGTGCTGTCCATGTGGCAACCCCTCACCCCTCGAAACAGGCTGGTAAGACACCTGGAAACAAGCCAAACCAGGCTTCAAAATCTGGCGGATCTCTTGCCTGCAAGACATGCAACCG GACTTTTGGTTCTGAAAATGCTCTGGAATCTCACTCGAAAGCTAAGCACAGTGCTGGAAAGTAA